One window of the Bacteroidales bacterium genome contains the following:
- a CDS encoding tail fiber domain-containing protein yields MKTHVSLIIILIGVLVFQMSYSAWSQAPQSFKYQAVMRDKAGQVLPNQDISLRISILQSTMDGPEVYQEVHSVTTSELGLVNVEVGRGKALTGSLPSIDWSSGSHFLRIEMDPAGEMDFELMGVSQLLSVPYALYAEKSGSGSREADLDWEMIGNDVVTGHGGSYPTGNVGIGNNAPGTLLYVAKNMGEPTITIRNLGSGGGATYAMVDDLSGADWKFKATTYGGFKIRDHHSSLDVIVIEPGSAANAIYIKGGGNVGIGTGTPQFKLDVIADAQVNGVRVGRGGGNVLSNTGVGKIALNSNTTGYGNTAIGCDALKFNTTGYHNTASGSFALSHNKTGWLNTAVGYGALAFDTTGYRNTAVGDCALYLNTTGSENTASGAYTLYSNTTGNYNTAEGYSALLSNKTGHHNTACGKEALYSNTTGYHNIAIGYRALYSNTAGLQNVANGNEALYSNATGNNNTTSGCEAAYTNRSGHSITCIGYKTDVSDTALTNATALGNFATVNNSNKIRIGNGEITVIEGQVDWSFPSDGRFKQNVTEDVQGLAFIRQLRPVVYNFDTRKYTEFLMKNMPDSVRTERLSGQDFIASAAIRHSGFVAQEVVKAANDCGYDFSGVHVPVNINDNYSIAYGQFVVPLVKAVQEQQAMIEALQQKVAELEADRGR; encoded by the coding sequence ATGAAAACACATGTATCATTGATCATTATCCTTATCGGTGTATTGGTCTTTCAAATGAGTTACTCAGCCTGGTCCCAGGCACCGCAGTCCTTCAAATATCAGGCTGTGATGCGGGATAAGGCAGGGCAGGTTTTGCCAAACCAGGACATCAGCCTGCGGATCAGCATTCTGCAGTCCACTATGGATGGACCGGAAGTGTACCAGGAGGTGCATTCGGTCACTACCAGTGAGTTGGGACTGGTCAACGTGGAAGTAGGACGAGGCAAAGCATTGACAGGCAGTCTACCCTCTATTGACTGGTCTTCGGGCAGTCATTTCCTGCGTATCGAGATGGATCCGGCAGGAGAGATGGACTTTGAGCTGATGGGCGTGTCGCAGTTGTTGTCAGTACCGTATGCCCTGTATGCTGAAAAGTCAGGCAGCGGAAGCCGGGAGGCTGACCTTGACTGGGAGATGATCGGAAATGATGTGGTGACAGGTCACGGGGGGAGCTATCCCACCGGCAATGTCGGCATCGGGAACAACGCACCCGGAACCTTGCTCTATGTTGCAAAGAACATGGGTGAACCAACCATCACCATCCGTAACCTCGGCAGTGGCGGCGGGGCGACCTACGCGATGGTGGACGATTTAAGCGGGGCGGACTGGAAGTTCAAAGCGACCACCTACGGTGGCTTTAAGATCCGTGACCATCACTCCTCCTTGGATGTGATCGTCATTGAACCTGGCAGCGCGGCCAATGCCATTTACATTAAAGGGGGAGGAAATGTAGGTATTGGGACCGGCACACCCCAGTTCAAACTGGATGTTATAGCAGATGCACAGGTCAATGGTGTCCGGGTGGGCAGGGGAGGTGGCAATGTTTTATCAAACACAGGTGTTGGTAAAATAGCTTTAAATTCCAACACTACTGGCTATGGAAACACTGCCATCGGATGCGATGCACTTAAATTTAATACGACTGGTTATCACAACACTGCCAGCGGATCCTTTGCTCTTAGTCATAACAAAACTGGCTGGTTGAATACAGCTGTCGGATATGGTGCGCTTGCGTTTGACACGACAGGTTACCGTAACACAGCCGTTGGTGACTGTGCACTTTACCTCAACACAACCGGTAGTGAAAACACTGCCAGCGGAGCCTATACCCTTTATTCGAATACAACTGGTAATTATAATACTGCCGAAGGATACAGTGCACTTCTTTCTAACAAAACCGGTCACCATAACACTGCCTGTGGCAAGGAAGCACTTTATTCTAACACAACCGGTTATCATAACATAGCCATTGGGTACCGGGCGCTCTACTCCAACACAGCGGGTCTCCAGAACGTGGCCAATGGCAATGAAGCACTTTATTCTAACGCAACCGGCAATAATAATACCACCAGCGGGTGTGAAGCGGCATATACTAATCGGTCAGGTCATTCCATCACCTGTATCGGTTACAAAACGGATGTATCGGATACCGCATTGACAAACGCCACTGCTCTTGGTAATTTTGCAACTGTGAATAACAGCAACAAAATCCGTATCGGGAATGGAGAAATAACAGTTATCGAAGGACAAGTAGACTGGAGCTTCCCCTCTGACGGCAGGTTCAAGCAGAATGTAACTGAAGATGTTCAAGGTTTAGCTTTTATCCGTCAGCTAAGACCTGTGGTCTATAACTTCGATACACGGAAATACACCGAGTTCCTGATGAAGAATATGCCAGATAGCGTGCGCACTGAGCGCTTGAGTGGACAGGATTTCATTGCATCGGCGGCTATTCGTCACAGTGGCTTTGTGGCTCAGGAAGTGGTCAAGGCCGCTAATGACTGCGGTTATGACTTCAGTGGCGTACATGTGCCAGTGAATATTAACGATAATTACAGCATCGCTTATGGCCAGTTTGTCGTACCCCTTGTCAAGGCAGTTCAGGAACAGCAGGCGATGATCGAAGCACTGCAGCAGAAAGTGGCGGAGCTGGAAGCGGATCGGGGGAGATGA
- a CDS encoding ERF family protein produces the protein MKTSQTISTISKALIEFQGRMVKVTKDAVNPHFKNRYASLSQIVESVQKPLNKCGLAVIQLPEGDHGLETVLIHTSGEYIADHVLVEAEKYGRGFTFRGSQFQVTIRRTFDYSADAVWSAMDRAKKQREEMLKHLSAPVADP, from the coding sequence ATGAAAACATCACAAACAATTTCGACCATCAGCAAGGCCCTGATTGAGTTTCAGGGCAGGATGGTCAAGGTCACCAAGGATGCGGTGAATCCGCATTTCAAGAACCGGTATGCATCCCTGTCGCAGATCGTCGAGTCGGTGCAAAAGCCGCTGAACAAATGCGGCCTGGCGGTCATACAGCTTCCTGAAGGCGACCACGGGCTGGAGACTGTACTGATCCATACCTCCGGGGAATACATCGCTGACCATGTGTTGGTCGAAGCCGAGAAGTATGGACGCGGCTTCACTTTCCGCGGCTCACAGTTCCAGGTGACCATCCGCCGGACGTTTGACTATTCCGCTGATGCTGTCTGGTCCGCAATGGACAGAGCAAAAAAGCAGCGGGAGGAGATGCTGAAACACCTGTCGGCTCCTGTTGCAGATCCGTAG